In one Sphingobacterium daejeonense genomic region, the following are encoded:
- a CDS encoding TolB family protein: MVEIFLVDIVPQKMLQDKEAIGNEGEKIRVPKGIVSKRLSHSENGLSDLRHWLRSSPDGKFVYALAKDKNGFNQIARCEVKTGELKNISNLDFSISSPINIDPKGGKITFISNNNVYLFDLKSLKADKITDFGSDDLPLLGVPVFSRDGSKLAFNQFVEKDGRKNVQIKMIY; the protein is encoded by the coding sequence GTGGTTGAGATCTTTTTAGTTGATATTGTCCCTCAGAAGATGCTTCAAGATAAGGAAGCTATTGGTAATGAAGGTGAGAAAATCAGGGTACCGAAAGGAATTGTTTCCAAAAGATTGAGTCATTCTGAGAATGGGCTTTCAGACTTAAGACATTGGTTGCGGTCAAGTCCTGATGGCAAATTTGTTTATGCTCTGGCAAAGGATAAGAATGGATTCAATCAGATTGCCCGATGTGAAGTGAAAACCGGTGAACTCAAGAATATATCGAACCTTGACTTTTCGATTTCATCACCCATTAACATCGATCCTAAAGGTGGGAAGATTACATTTATCTCCAACAATAATGTCTATTTATTTGATTTGAAGTCTTTGAAAGCAGATAAAATAACTGATTTTGGGTCTGATGATTTGCCTTTGCTGGGTGTACCTGTTTTTTCAAGAGATGGGTCGAAGCTAGCTTTCAACCAGTTTGTTGAAAAGGATGGAAGAAAGAATGTGCAGATAAAAATGATCTATTAA
- a CDS encoding DUF3748 domain-containing protein translates to MTRRFGMMVDLSSPLKGIPADSRDVTSPYQAGTLRGGSHSHCWSPNGKMISFTYNDEFVSPELRTVGVMVQPDKEIFVDSAAGNIQGKYYSAIIADVITEPEPGSDQFSKAFDECWLGNIGDDPNPSIVFQGTTKNKDGKMWLRSF, encoded by the coding sequence ATGACCCGTAGATTCGGAATGATGGTTGATCTATCAAGTCCACTAAAAGGAATTCCGGCCGATTCTAGGGATGTTACCTCGCCTTATCAAGCGGGTACTCTTCGTGGCGGGTCACATTCACATTGCTGGAGCCCAAATGGAAAAATGATCAGCTTTACCTATAATGATGAATTTGTGAGTCCTGAATTAAGGACTGTGGGTGTAATGGTTCAACCTGATAAAGAAATCTTTGTCGATAGCGCAGCAGGTAATATCCAAGGCAAGTATTATTCTGCCATTATTGCAGATGTTATAACGGAGCCTGAACCTGGTTCTGACCAATTTTCTAAAGCATTTGATGAATGTTGGTTAGGAAATATAGGTGATGATCCTAATCCTAGTATCGTATTTCAGGGTACAACAAAAAATAAAGATGGGAAGATGTGGTTGAGATCTTTTTAG
- a CDS encoding DUF3995 domain-containing protein, producing MYFLFIFSSILLILIFLFLTAIHVYWGFGGRWGSSAVFPTKDDSIKPVMPGPIPTFTVALGLFVFGLIVFLNLIDLDLPPWLDILRKYGIWAIIVIFLVRAIGDFRYVGFFKKYRNTKFGKNDTKYYSPLCMLIGILGIIIIVI from the coding sequence ATGTACTTTCTGTTTATATTTTCTTCAATTCTTCTTATCCTGATATTCTTATTTCTTACAGCAATACATGTGTACTGGGGATTCGGAGGGAGATGGGGCAGCAGTGCTGTCTTCCCTACAAAGGACGATTCTATAAAACCAGTCATGCCTGGACCTATTCCTACATTCACTGTAGCATTGGGATTGTTTGTTTTTGGCTTGATTGTATTTTTGAATTTAATAGACCTTGATCTACCACCATGGTTAGATATTCTGAGAAAATATGGAATATGGGCGATAATAGTAATTTTCCTGGTACGTGCAATTGGCGATTTCAGGTATGTAGGATTTTTTAAGAAATACAGAAATACAAAATTTGGTAAAAATGATACAAAATATTACTCGCCCTTGTGTATGCTGATAGGAATTTTGGGTATAATAATAATTGTTATTTAG
- a CDS encoding IS4 family transposase — translation MADVKIALKIVSDLKNFISICLTDPLLLNLFRNSKTHFTRDRKLNFERLVLLIAKMCKRTLSVELEGFFGELGKKISCSVSAFSQQRSKLSPLFFLVWNRVLCESFLRHAPGDTRRWMGYRLIAVDGSNLALVNTPSLQANFGGQSNQNSSFVQAKTFYHYDVLNDLVTHACIAPYRTSELTLASHWIEELPVDSIAIYDRYYSTFKMFALHSWQESERKFVIRAKDSLEFVKRFLKTGKVSQVIELAPTQASISGLRQSGFATDSSTRIRIRLVRVELQSTTEVIATNLWQEEGFENDMFGDLYFRRWGVETNISKLKNTMQMESFSGLTVESVEQDFYATVMMSNLHSILIRDAQVQLDRDTSTKKYPQKVNGNKSFGKLKENLIAIFFKNREREILRELTAYFLKDTLPIRKGRSFPRQLKTSNKKCKHRTYTKLQTGMIKSLT, via the coding sequence ATGGCCGATGTAAAAATAGCACTTAAAATCGTTTCAGACCTAAAAAATTTTATTTCTATCTGTTTAACAGATCCTCTGCTGCTCAATCTTTTCAGGAATTCCAAAACCCATTTCACCCGGGACCGGAAGCTCAATTTCGAGAGATTGGTCTTGCTGATCGCCAAGATGTGCAAGCGGACCCTCTCTGTCGAACTGGAAGGTTTCTTTGGTGAGCTGGGCAAGAAGATCAGTTGCTCGGTGAGTGCCTTTTCCCAGCAGAGGAGCAAGCTGAGCCCCCTTTTCTTCCTGGTCTGGAACCGGGTGCTCTGCGAGAGCTTCCTGCGCCATGCACCGGGGGATACCAGGAGATGGATGGGCTATCGCCTGATCGCAGTTGACGGCTCCAACCTTGCCCTGGTGAACACGCCTTCCCTGCAGGCCAACTTTGGCGGCCAGAGCAACCAGAACTCGAGCTTCGTGCAGGCAAAGACCTTCTATCACTACGATGTGCTGAACGACCTGGTGACCCATGCCTGCATAGCCCCATACCGGACCAGCGAGCTGACCCTGGCCTCCCATTGGATCGAGGAACTGCCCGTGGACTCCATTGCCATCTATGACAGGTACTATTCAACGTTCAAGATGTTCGCGCTCCATAGCTGGCAGGAGAGCGAGCGCAAGTTCGTGATCAGGGCGAAGGATTCGCTAGAGTTTGTCAAGAGGTTCCTGAAGACGGGAAAGGTTTCCCAGGTCATCGAGCTTGCCCCAACCCAGGCCTCCATCAGCGGCCTGCGCCAGAGCGGGTTCGCCACGGACAGCTCAACAAGGATCCGCATACGCTTGGTCAGGGTAGAACTGCAGTCGACCACGGAGGTGATCGCGACCAACCTATGGCAGGAAGAGGGGTTTGAGAACGATATGTTCGGGGACCTGTACTTCAGGCGCTGGGGAGTGGAGACGAACATCTCCAAACTGAAGAATACCATGCAGATGGAATCCTTCAGCGGGCTGACGGTGGAATCCGTCGAGCAGGATTTCTATGCAACGGTGATGATGTCAAACCTGCATTCGATACTGATCAGGGATGCCCAGGTCCAGCTCGACCGCGATACGTCCACGAAAAAGTACCCCCAAAAGGTCAACGGGAACAAATCCTTCGGAAAATTAAAGGAAAACCTGATAGCCATCTTTTTCAAAAACAGGGAAAGGGAAATCCTCAGGGAGCTCACGGCCTATTTCCTCAAGGACACATTGCCCATTCGAAAGGGAAGATCATTCCCAAGGCAGCTTAAGACCTCGAATAAAAAGTGCAAGCACAGGACCTACACAAAACTACAAACCGGCATGATAAAATCCTTAACTTAA
- a CDS encoding dipeptidase codes for MSNSLPFLIDGHLDLSMNAMEWNRDLRLPISELNNRESGLDDKPDRGKATVTFEELRKGNIGLVVATQIARYVKPDSPLPGWFSPEQAWAQTQGQLAWYKAMEDDGQLTMIQNKEDLEAHLANWNSSENDNKPIGYILSLEGADSMVDLSYVEKAYAYGLRAIGPAHYGPGRYANGTDSRGELNKEGIALLQEMDRLNMILDATHLNDDAFWDALNRYKGNIWASHNNCRTFVDHNRQFSDDMIKALIEREAVIGVALDAWMMVPNWIRGTSTPQSTNCNMEIMANNIDHICQLAGNTNHVAVGSDLDGAFGREQCPYDLETIADIQKIFPILNSRGYKPEDIQKIANGNWLRFMRKAL; via the coding sequence ATGAGCAATAGCCTACCATTTTTAATTGACGGTCACCTTGACCTGAGCATGAATGCTATGGAATGGAACCGTGATCTACGTCTCCCAATTTCAGAACTAAATAATCGCGAGTCTGGTTTAGATGATAAACCTGACCGAGGAAAAGCTACAGTTACTTTTGAAGAGTTGCGTAAAGGGAATATTGGACTAGTCGTTGCGACCCAAATTGCCCGATATGTAAAACCTGATAGCCCTTTGCCCGGATGGTTTTCCCCAGAACAGGCTTGGGCACAGACTCAAGGTCAACTGGCTTGGTATAAGGCCATGGAAGATGATGGACAGCTCACTATGATCCAAAACAAAGAAGATCTGGAAGCACACCTAGCAAATTGGAACAGTTCTGAAAATGACAATAAACCTATCGGTTATATTTTAAGCCTTGAAGGTGCCGATTCCATGGTGGATCTTTCCTATGTTGAAAAGGCTTATGCCTATGGACTTCGGGCAATAGGACCGGCACATTACGGTCCGGGAAGATATGCCAACGGAACAGATTCAAGAGGTGAACTCAACAAAGAAGGTATTGCCCTTCTCCAAGAAATGGATCGATTGAATATGATTCTGGATGCAACCCATCTGAATGATGATGCTTTTTGGGATGCCCTGAACAGATATAAAGGTAATATCTGGGCAAGTCATAATAACTGCCGCACCTTCGTTGATCACAATCGTCAGTTCAGTGACGATATGATCAAGGCTTTGATTGAACGCGAAGCTGTAATAGGTGTTGCTCTCGATGCCTGGATGATGGTGCCAAACTGGATCCGCGGAACCTCAACACCACAATCTACCAATTGCAATATGGAAATCATGGCCAACAACATCGACCATATCTGTCAGCTAGCCGGCAACACCAACCATGTCGCCGTAGGTAGTGACCTCGATGGCGCATTCGGAAGAGAACAATGCCCCTATGACCTAGAAACAATAGCCGATATCCAAAAAATCTTCCCAATCCTAAATTCCCGCGGCTACAAACCCGAAGACATCCAAAAAATAGCCAATGGTAATTGGCTTAGATTTATGCGAAAGGCATTGTAA
- a CDS encoding D-TA family PLP-dependent enzyme, which produces MVEVSKMLIEEGIDQFKCSTIAEAEMLAMSNAKDVLLAYQPVGPKLQRWVKLIQEYPNTHFACIVDHSSSIKNLAELAKELSIELYIYFDINVGMGRTGASQDQIDGLWESLQNYPNLHLEGVHGYDGHIHDPDLKIREKESDACYKILKEVFDKLQVRSKDTLKMVIGGSPSFTTHSNRKDVVCSPGTFVFWDWGYRQKIPEQKFEYAAVLLTRVISIINETRICIDLGYKAVASDPPLPRVKFLNADDAIPAFQSEEHLVLDVKDSKDYPLGKILYAVPTHVCPTVALYDRVSVIKDHQKIATWQVIGRSRMLNI; this is translated from the coding sequence ATGGTTGAAGTAAGCAAAATGCTTATCGAGGAAGGTATTGATCAGTTTAAATGTTCAACAATAGCTGAAGCAGAAATGCTAGCTATGAGCAATGCAAAAGACGTTCTGTTGGCATATCAACCCGTAGGACCAAAACTCCAACGTTGGGTGAAGTTAATTCAGGAATATCCAAATACACATTTTGCTTGTATAGTTGATCACTCTTCATCCATTAAAAATCTTGCAGAGCTTGCTAAGGAGCTCTCCATAGAACTTTATATTTATTTTGACATCAATGTAGGGATGGGTAGGACGGGAGCTTCTCAAGATCAAATTGATGGGCTGTGGGAAAGTTTACAGAATTATCCTAATCTCCATCTGGAAGGTGTGCATGGTTATGATGGCCATATCCATGATCCTGATCTTAAGATTCGAGAAAAGGAGTCTGATGCATGCTATAAAATTCTCAAGGAAGTTTTTGATAAACTACAAGTGAGATCAAAGGATACCCTTAAGATGGTTATCGGTGGTTCGCCATCTTTTACGACACACTCAAATAGGAAAGATGTTGTATGCAGCCCCGGAACCTTTGTGTTTTGGGATTGGGGTTACCGTCAGAAAATTCCTGAACAGAAATTTGAATATGCGGCAGTATTGTTGACGCGAGTGATTTCTATAATTAATGAAACCCGCATTTGTATAGACCTCGGCTATAAAGCAGTCGCTTCAGATCCCCCATTACCTAGAGTAAAATTCTTGAATGCTGATGATGCTATTCCAGCATTTCAGAGTGAAGAACATTTGGTATTGGATGTAAAGGACAGCAAAGATTATCCTCTAGGGAAAATTCTGTATGCAGTCCCGACCCATGTATGTCCAACAGTTGCCTTATATGATCGTGTTTCAGTCATCAAAGACCATCAGAAGATTGCCACTTGGCAAGTTATAGGAAGAAGTAGAATGCTAAATATCTAA
- a CDS encoding RidA family protein: MNKVKRVIKVLGMVNCTPEFEKHPFIINGASELFAQVWGEENGVGVRSAVGFGSLPDNIPVEIEALFELHVG; this comes from the coding sequence TTGAATAAAGTCAAAAGAGTGATCAAGGTTTTGGGAATGGTAAATTGTACTCCAGAATTTGAAAAACATCCATTTATTATCAACGGAGCAAGTGAGTTGTTTGCACAAGTATGGGGTGAGGAAAATGGAGTAGGAGTGAGAAGTGCTGTTGGATTTGGATCCCTGCCGGATAATATCCCCGTGGAAATCGAGGCTTTATTTGAACTTCATGTAGGTTAA
- a CDS encoding RidA family protein: MYNADEQFEKLGLTLPPAPAPLGVYKPYLIDGKYLYLSGHGPVQDDKSLIIGRIGSDMDADAGKIGSPSSWSHHAVNNKNKPGIFE; this comes from the coding sequence ATGTACAATGCAGATGAGCAGTTTGAAAAATTAGGTTTAACACTTCCGCCAGCGCCAGCTCCGCTTGGAGTTTATAAACCGTATTTAATTGATGGGAAATACCTATACCTTTCAGGTCATGGACCAGTACAAGATGATAAAAGCTTGATCATTGGAAGAATTGGAAGCGATATGGATGCTGATGCGGGAAAAATTGGCAGCCCGTCAAGTTGGTCTCACCATGCTGTCAACAATAAAAACAAACCTGGGATCTTTGAATAA
- a CDS encoding GntP family permease, which yields MEESGVSLLLAENLQGLPIHPLILAWIITAIIRGCIGSATVAALTAASVLLPLIQSTHVNPNLMVLSIGAGSLMFSHVNDSGFWMFKEYLGISVKDTFKSWSVMEAIVSVVGLIGVMLLSLFL from the coding sequence ATGGAAGAAAGTGGAGTCAGCCTATTACTTGCAGAAAATCTTCAGGGACTGCCAATACATCCATTGATACTGGCTTGGATCATAACTGCTATTATTCGTGGATGTATCGGTTCAGCAACAGTAGCTGCCCTAACTGCTGCAAGTGTTTTGTTGCCATTGATTCAGTCTACCCATGTTAATCCAAACTTAATGGTTTTATCAATCGGAGCTGGCAGTCTGATGTTTTCACATGTTAATGACTCCGGTTTCTGGATGTTCAAAGAATACCTAGGAATCTCCGTGAAGGATACCTTTAAGTCATGGTCCGTAATGGAAGCAATTGTTTCAGTAGTAGGTCTTATTGGAGTAATGCTTTTATCCTTATTTTTATAA
- a CDS encoding RagB/SusD family nutrient uptake outer membrane protein, giving the protein MGIVKSLMAKVYLTMAGFPLNKGAAYYDLSAKASQEVINSGQYQLFPSYNDLHDPKKKNGSENIFSIQYKTQVIPSNWQVAIIPYNKNISAYSDETGGIYATKDFVESYDSNDLRRKEKQFFFTKFTHEADRSREVELGAYFIYKHFDYDAQTSTTNSDLNWSIIRYADVLLLYAEAMNEVAGPSANVYEAVNAIRKRAELAPLAGLSKDQLREAIWKERWHELCYENITWFDMVRLRKAFNVSTKKFENYVGHKFSYGPVVTERELLFPKPTAEIRNNSKLIQNKGY; this is encoded by the coding sequence ATGGGAATCGTTAAGTCACTAATGGCTAAGGTTTATCTTACTATGGCTGGTTTTCCCCTCAATAAAGGTGCTGCTTACTATGACCTTTCAGCCAAGGCCTCTCAAGAAGTAATTAATTCTGGTCAATACCAATTGTTTCCTTCATACAATGATTTGCATGATCCAAAAAAGAAAAATGGTTCTGAGAACATTTTTAGCATTCAATATAAAACTCAGGTTATTCCTTCAAATTGGCAAGTAGCAATTATTCCATATAACAAAAATATCTCTGCTTATTCAGATGAAACTGGTGGCATATATGCTACTAAAGATTTTGTGGAATCTTACGACTCAAATGATTTAAGAAGAAAGGAAAAACAATTCTTCTTTACTAAATTTACCCATGAAGCGGATCGTAGTAGAGAAGTGGAATTAGGTGCTTACTTTATTTACAAGCACTTTGACTATGATGCACAAACCAGTACAACAAACAGTGATTTGAATTGGTCTATTATACGTTATGCGGATGTATTGCTATTATATGCTGAAGCAATGAACGAGGTTGCCGGCCCAAGTGCGAATGTATATGAAGCTGTGAATGCAATCAGGAAGAGAGCTGAATTAGCTCCTTTGGCTGGACTGTCAAAAGATCAACTCCGTGAAGCAATCTGGAAGGAGAGGTGGCATGAACTATGTTATGAAAATATAACTTGGTTTGATATGGTGCGCCTCAGAAAAGCTTTCAATGTCTCTACCAAGAAATTTGAAAACTATGTTGGACATAAATTTTCTTATGGCCCGGTAGTTACTGAAAGAGAGTTGTTGTTTCCTAAACCTACTGCTGAAATCAGAAATAATTCTAAACTAATTCAAAACAAAGGTTACTAA
- a CDS encoding RagB/SusD family nutrient uptake outer membrane protein → MKYLRYIKTTFKITSSMLAFGAIVGCSGFLDESDPSNFTVENYFTKPEHARSSVSAIYANLRNPMGSGFGGGTWMMLEFATGLAATDLGQAVNSYYVKDLRNTSDNGYGLDYWSTYYRGIGNANLSIANIPNINMDENEKKMILGEAHCLRAFFYFNLVQMFGEIPLVTEAVDLKSEQLYPEQAKVEQVYDLIVSDLKIAEASGLPWNDQSGKNKYGNR, encoded by the coding sequence ATGAAATATTTAAGATATATAAAAACAACTTTTAAGATTACTTCTAGCATGCTTGCTTTTGGAGCTATTGTCGGATGTTCAGGATTTTTAGATGAATCTGACCCAAGTAATTTTACTGTAGAGAATTATTTTACAAAACCTGAACACGCTAGAAGTTCAGTTAGTGCTATATATGCAAATCTGAGAAACCCAATGGGTAGTGGCTTTGGCGGTGGTACATGGATGATGTTGGAATTCGCTACAGGGCTGGCGGCGACCGATCTCGGCCAAGCGGTAAATAGTTATTATGTGAAAGATCTGCGAAATACCTCTGACAATGGTTATGGCCTCGATTATTGGTCAACATATTACCGTGGCATTGGTAATGCTAACCTTTCTATAGCGAATATTCCGAATATCAATATGGATGAGAATGAGAAAAAAATGATTTTAGGCGAGGCACATTGCCTGAGAGCATTCTTTTATTTTAATCTGGTTCAAATGTTTGGAGAGATACCTTTGGTTACTGAAGCCGTGGATTTAAAATCAGAACAGTTGTATCCTGAACAAGCTAAGGTGGAACAAGTTTATGATTTGATCGTAAGTGACTTGAAAATAGCGGAAGCATCTGGATTGCCTTGGAATGATCAAAGCGGCAAAAATAAATATGGGAATCGTTAA